GGCCTTCTCGAGCTGTGGCGAGGCGGGGCCGAGTCGCGAGAGCCCGAGCAGGCTGACCAGCACACCCACGACGATCGCCGCGATCAACCACGGCCTGCGCGGGTCCTTCTTTTTTTCGCGAGGAATGTCCAGAGCGCGCTCCTTGATGGGGCCATGCGCCCCCGGCCGTCTCTATTAGAAGAGTCGTGCCGAGTACGCGCTCGCGCCTATCGTGTTGCGCGGCAACGGGGCCGCGCCAGCGGGCGCGGCAGCGGGGAGCGTCGCCTCGTCCGATTGCGGGACGCGGAATCCCACAACCGGACGATCGACTCGCGCTACCTGATCTGCGCGCTGGTGCCCGGGGTGTCCTTCCACGGTTCGGCGCGACCCTTCAGGTGCGTGGCCAGGAAGCGCTCGATGCGGGCCGCAAAGTCGGTGGCATTCGCCGGCTTGCCGATGCCGTGCCCTTCATCGGGATACACCACGAACTCGACCTCGCCCTTGCGTGCCCGCAGCGCCTTCACGATCGCGGTCGACTCGGCGAGCTTCACGCGCGGGTCATTGACGCCGTGCCCGATCAGCAACGGAGCGCGAATCGCGTCGGCGTGGTAGAGCGGCGAGATGCTCCGGTTGAGCGTCGAGTCACTGAGCACGTCACCCACGCGATTGAGCCAGCGCTGCTTGCGCGCGGCCCAGTAGGGCGGGAACGAGCTGATCAGCGTCTTCATGTCGCTCGGGCCCACTTCGTCGATGCCGCACGCGAAGGTGCCGGGGAAGAACGCGAGCGCCGACAGCGTGGCGTAGCCGCCGTAGGACCCGCCCATGATCCCCATGCGTGTCGAATCGGCGATGCCTTCACGGGCGACCCACCGCGCCGCATCGACCACGTCCTGAAGCATGCGGCCGGGGCCGAGCTGCAGATCCCCGGCATTGAGCCACTGGACACCGAACCCGGTCGAGCCGCGAAAGTTCACCTGCAACACGGCGTAGCCGCGATTGGCGAGCCACTGCACCATCGGGTCGAACACCCACTCGTCACGATGCCACGGTCCCCCGTGCACCAGCACCACCATCGGAAGCCCGGTCGCGGGCTCGCCGACCGGGAGCGTGAGGTAGCACGGCAGCGAGGCGCGGTCGCGAGCGGGAATGCGCAGCGCCTGCATCGGCGAGAGGCTGAGCCCCGCGAGTTCCGGGCGCGAGACGAACAACGGCGTCGAAGTGCGGGTGGCGCGCTCGTAGAGAACAAAGAGGCCGCCTGCGGTGTCGCGCTCGTAGTAGACCACCCAGCGCTGAGCGGAGGTGTCGCGGGAAACGACCTGGAAGACGCCGCCGTTCTGAGCGCCGAGCGCTTCGAGATCGGGCGCAAGCGCCGCGTCGATCGCCTTCCATTCGGGCTTGAGCGCGTACGTGGCCCACGCTTCGGGGCGTCCGGTGCGCGGATTGAGCAGCACCGCGGCGCGGCTCGAGGCGCCGGCGAAGTCCGCGATGTTCCAGATGTCGGCCTCGGGGTTCGACGAGGTCAGCTCGCGCTCGCGCATTCCGCGCATCGGCAGCTCGGAGATGCGCGTGGTGTTGCGCGCGATCGGATGCTGCACGTAGATCGCCTCGCCATCGGCGCGAAAGCCGAGAATGCGCTGGTAGCGATCACTCGACGCGTTAGCGAACGCCCACGACTGCAGCGCACGCCACGCCGTATCGCCCTTGCTGCGTCCGAGCAGGATGGTGTCGGAGGTCCGAGGATCGAGCGCGACCGCCGCGCGCACCTTGAAATCACGATCCACGGCCCAGCTCACGACGTGGCCGGGGTTCGTGGCTTCGAGTGTGATCTTTCCGGTGGTCAGGTCGATGCGATGGACGTCGAACAGTCGCGCATCGCGTCGATTGAGTCCGACCAGAACTTCGTTCGGTACCTTTGCGCTCACCCAGAAGTCTTCGGCCCGTACGCCGCGAAACGGCGTCAGATCGCGCGTCTTTCCGGTGCGGGTATCGAGCGCCCACAGGTGCCAGTTCTCGTCACCGTTCTGATCGAGCCGATAGAGCAGGTGGCGCCCGTCGCCTGCCCATTCCACCGCCTGCACGTCGGCGCGCTCGGTTTCGAGATACGAAACGGTGTCGCGTGCGCCGAGCGTCACGACGCGTGG
This genomic interval from Candidatus Eisenbacteria bacterium contains the following:
- a CDS encoding S9 family peptidase; this translates as MSTLILTSSLLAIVVTSLDAATPPPLIPRSVLFANPRVNDPVLSPDGLRLAWCEADAQGRLRPRVVTLGARDTVSYLETERADVQAVEWAGDGRHLLYRLDQNGDENWHLWALDTRTGKTRDLTPFRGVRAEDFWVSAKVPNEVLVGLNRRDARLFDVHRIDLTTGKITLEATNPGHVVSWAVDRDFKVRAAVALDPRTSDTILLGRSKGDTAWRALQSWAFANASSDRYQRILGFRADGEAIYVQHPIARNTTRISELPMRGMRERELTSSNPEADIWNIADFAGASSRAAVLLNPRTGRPEAWATYALKPEWKAIDAALAPDLEALGAQNGGVFQVVSRDTSAQRWVVYYERDTAGGLFVLYERATRTSTPLFVSRPELAGLSLSPMQALRIPARDRASLPCYLTLPVGEPATGLPMVVLVHGGPWHRDEWVFDPMVQWLANRGYAVLQVNFRGSTGFGVQWLNAGDLQLGPGRMLQDVVDAARWVAREGIADSTRMGIMGGSYGGYATLSALAFFPGTFACGIDEVGPSDMKTLISSFPPYWAARKQRWLNRVGDVLSDSTLNRSISPLYHADAIRAPLLIGHGVNDPRVKLAESTAIVKALRARKGEVEFVVYPDEGHGIGKPANATDFAARIERFLATHLKGRAEPWKDTPGTSAQIR